The following proteins come from a genomic window of Acetivibrio cellulolyticus CD2:
- a CDS encoding RHS repeat-associated core domain-containing protein: TLTSTQKIMQYNSLGNMVYVQNMMNTLTDTTDDICDLYSYNVVSSKVETQCQQRYNGNEAITTHASYDKNGNTVSTTDGNSVQTTYQYDELDRMKFSTVTACGVVHDTTYDYDLNGNLIRTVDWRDNANKYEYDALNRLYEKTDPMNVAYEKLEYNARSLQDKSYDAYNRLTEYDYDCNGRLVSTTDPELHVASQEYDNMGNVRVKRDGEENEIKYEYDILGRLEHVYNDELATIPMSNYTYYIDGTLKEQNLGGYVTTYYYNASGKLKRVCDPNGIGVASKTETYEYTPTGELMEKLDRNGKNTTYEYDCHGRMISQFTGDSSTYVQITVPNESTDMGYDGNGNLKKIIVETKENGVLQSRVTTQRIYDELNRVKTKTETSVDANNNTIVMGPVTYNYDIITGVNAGEVKEQSVYPGSNSVDKVYDAAGRLKTVTSDGQTTVYDYYDDGRRESITNNDNFRQVYTYYDDGLLDTLTNQVKDSQGVFAESEYYKYCYDGAHNMTQKQERLGGPTEPTETTETTSYDYDCMNRLKNIYEPDINTAQRTIAYTYDSRGNRNTEIETITATNEVTYTKYEYTDNNRIQYVTKREDDQYGNIIQKRLYLHDSNGNLKNVYDITNGPSTITTNTYTLLNQLKTTLTTGINQQMGNTYNAEGKRVAKTVDGTTARYFYEYDNVVFEYTNSGTISAFNVIGTNLISRETGTDKVYYFYNGHADVTALLDATTKNIRSQYKYDEFGNITSETYYDSTGVETIDENEIIKSQILYAGYQYDEESKYYNLQARYYDPQTARFLQQDTYMGSANDPLSLNLYAYCHNEPIMYVDPTGYAAKTAADLLYDILNQKEVYEEEQEGRDKLNWWNPKKYVRTKAQEDAAEKASKDRKLILETKEYKNNSQFKEAYDKYLKKSNGGTGEDVSSLVAILTYSQKVGPSYPDASTGEANNSSSNSSSKGTGNAGGLVTLQNLDDFGFYMGSTPTERQSNLAELNRILENYHINTPLRIAFFLGEAAHESSFGSRTLEKFNGSSPETYFNNKYSNNSDLGNKGGNDGELFRGSGYIQITGRDNYQRFANYIKDQSIMKDGYQLIGGVYNKPVSQIKPGELGVIDVGEYAWEATGWFWEYGSATGKNLNNLADNKDYHGVLNGINSNDTGSLQKRNSNINKIYKILTGSELGLPTK; encoded by the coding sequence GGACTTTGACTTCAACACAAAAGATAATGCAATATAATTCACTTGGAAATATGGTTTATGTGCAAAATATGATGAATACGCTCACAGATACCACAGATGATATATGTGATCTGTATTCATACAATGTAGTAAGCTCAAAGGTTGAAACGCAGTGCCAACAAAGATATAATGGAAATGAAGCAATAACAACTCATGCAAGCTACGACAAAAACGGCAATACTGTTTCAACTACAGATGGAAATAGTGTACAGACAACTTACCAGTACGACGAGCTTGACAGGATGAAATTCTCTACAGTGACTGCATGTGGTGTGGTTCATGACACTACATACGATTATGACTTAAACGGCAACCTCATAAGGACTGTGGATTGGAGAGACAATGCCAATAAATACGAGTATGACGCCTTAAACAGGCTTTACGAAAAGACAGATCCTATGAATGTAGCTTATGAAAAGCTGGAATACAATGCCCGCAGCTTGCAGGATAAATCCTATGATGCATATAACAGGCTCACAGAATATGATTATGACTGTAACGGAAGGCTTGTATCCACAACAGACCCGGAACTGCACGTGGCGAGTCAGGAATATGATAACATGGGCAATGTGCGTGTCAAACGTGATGGGGAAGAGAATGAAATTAAGTATGAATATGATATTTTAGGAAGGTTGGAGCATGTATATAATGATGAGTTGGCCACTATTCCAATGTCTAACTACACCTACTATATAGACGGAACATTAAAGGAACAGAACCTTGGAGGCTATGTAACAACATACTATTACAACGCATCTGGAAAACTCAAAAGGGTATGTGATCCAAACGGAATAGGAGTAGCATCAAAGACTGAAACTTATGAGTATACACCCACAGGAGAGCTGATGGAAAAGCTCGATAGGAATGGGAAAAATACAACCTATGAATATGACTGTCATGGAAGGATGATAAGCCAGTTTACAGGCGATAGCAGCACATATGTACAGATAACAGTGCCGAATGAATCAACTGACATGGGATATGACGGAAACGGAAATCTCAAAAAGATAATAGTTGAGACAAAGGAAAATGGGGTTTTACAGAGCAGAGTCACAACGCAGAGAATCTACGATGAACTGAACAGGGTAAAAACAAAGACAGAAACATCAGTAGATGCAAACAACAATACAATAGTCATGGGTCCCGTAACATACAATTATGATATAATTACAGGAGTAAATGCAGGAGAAGTAAAGGAACAAAGTGTATACCCTGGAAGCAATAGCGTAGATAAGGTCTACGATGCGGCAGGAAGATTGAAGACAGTGACATCTGACGGACAAACAACCGTATATGATTACTATGATGATGGAAGAAGAGAAAGTATAACAAACAACGATAATTTCAGACAGGTATACACATATTATGATGACGGGCTGTTGGATACCCTTACAAATCAAGTTAAGGACAGTCAGGGAGTATTTGCAGAGTCAGAATACTATAAGTACTGCTATGATGGAGCCCATAACATGACCCAGAAGCAGGAACGTTTAGGAGGACCAACAGAGCCAACAGAGACAACAGAGACAACATCCTACGACTATGATTGCATGAACAGGCTGAAAAACATATATGAGCCTGATATAAATACTGCACAAAGAACAATAGCCTATACCTATGATTCAAGAGGAAACAGGAATACAGAGATAGAAACCATAACGGCAACCAATGAGGTGACATATACAAAATATGAATATACCGATAATAACAGGATTCAATATGTGACCAAGAGAGAGGATGACCAATACGGAAATATAATACAGAAAAGACTGTATCTCCATGACAGCAATGGCAACCTGAAAAATGTATATGACATAACAAATGGACCAAGCACGATAACCACCAATACCTATACTCTGTTAAACCAGCTCAAGACTACTTTGACAACAGGTATAAACCAGCAAATGGGAAATACATACAATGCAGAGGGAAAGAGAGTTGCAAAAACAGTAGACGGAACGACTGCAAGATACTTCTATGAGTATGACAATGTGGTATTTGAATACACAAACAGTGGGACAATAAGCGCATTCAATGTAATAGGAACCAACCTTATATCAAGGGAAACAGGAACTGACAAGGTATACTATTTCTACAACGGACATGCTGATGTTACAGCCCTGCTGGATGCTACGACAAAAAATATCCGCTCACAGTACAAGTATGATGAATTCGGCAATATAACCTCTGAGACCTACTATGACAGCACTGGAGTAGAGACAATAGATGAGAATGAAATAATAAAGAGCCAGATATTGTATGCCGGATACCAATACGATGAGGAATCAAAGTACTATAACCTTCAGGCAAGATACTATGATCCGCAAACGGCAAGATTTTTACAGCAGGATACATATATGGGTAGTGCAAATGATCCATTGAGTTTGAATCTGTATGCATATTGCCATAATGAGCCTATAATGTATGTTGACCCGACAGGGTATGCTGCAAAGACAGCTGCTGATTTGTTGTACGATATTTTAAATCAAAAAGAAGTATATGAAGAGGAGCAAGAAGGGCGCGATAAACTAAATTGGTGGAACCCAAAAAAGTATGTTAGAACAAAAGCACAAGAAGATGCTGCAGAAAAAGCAAGTAAAGATAGAAAGCTAATACTTGAAACGAAGGAATATAAGAATAATTCTCAATTTAAGGAGGCATATGATAAATACCTTAAGAAAAGCAATGGTGGTACAGGTGAAGATGTTAGTTCATTAGTAGCAATTCTAACCTATTCCCAGAAAGTGGGACCTTCGTACCCTGATGCCTCTACTGGAGAAGCAAATAATAGTTCTAGCAATTCATCTTCTAAGGGGACGGGTAATGCTGGGGGATTAGTTACACTACAAAATTTAGATGATTTTGGTTTTTATATGGGATCAACTCCCACAGAAAGACAATCAAATTTAGCAGAATTAAATCGTATATTGGAAAATTATCATATAAATACACCTCTTCGTATTGCATTTTTTCTAGGCGAAGCTGCACACGAATCTTCGTTTGGTAGTAGAACGCTAGAAAAATTTAATGGTAGTTCACCAGAAACTTATTTTAATAATAAATACTCTAATAATTCCGATTTGGGAAATAAAGGTGGAAATGATGGAGAATTATTTAGAGGCTCTGGTTATATTCAAATAACTGGCAGAGATAATTATCAGAGATTCGCTAACTACATAAAGGATCAAAGTATTATGAAAGATGGATATCAACTAATAGGTGGAGTTTATAATAAACCTGTCAGCCAAATTAAGCCTGGAGAACTTGGTGTTATAGATGTTGGTGAATATGCCTGGGAAGCAACTGGGTGGTTTTGGGAATATGGCAGCGCTACTGGCAAAAATTTGAATAATTTAGCAGATAATAAGGATTATCATGGAGTGTTAAATGGAATTAATTCGAATGATACAGGAAGTTTGCAAAAAAGAAATTCAAATATAAATAAAATATATAAAATACTGACAGGAAGCGAATTAGGTCTTCCTACTAAGTAA
- a CDS encoding RHS repeat domain-containing protein gives MVYFQCKSTDNANKYKYDALNRLYEKTDPMNVAYEKLEYNARSLQDKSYDAYNRLTEYDYDCNGRLVSTTDPELHEASQEYDNMGNVRVKRDGEENEIKYEYDILGRLEHVYNDESETTPMSSYTYYIDGTLKEQNLGGYVTTYYYNASGKLKMVCDPNGIGVSSKTETYEYTPTGELMEKLDRNGKNTTYEYDCHGRMISQFTGDSSTYVQITVPNESTDMGYDGNGNLKKIIVETKENGVLQSRVTTQRIYDELNRVKTKTETSVDANNNTIVMGPVTYNYDIITGVNAGEVKEQSVYPGSNSVDKVYDAAGRLKTVTSDGQTTVYDYYDDGRRESITYNDNFRQVYTYYDDGLLDTLTNQVKDDQGVFAESEYYKYCYDGAHNMTQKQERLGGPTEPTETTSYAYDCMNRLKNIYEPDINTAQRTIAYTYDSRGNRDTEIETITATNEVTYTKYEYTDNNRIQYVTKREDDQYGNIIQKRLYLHDSNGNLKNVYDITNGPSTITTNTYTLLNQLKTTVTTGINQQMENTYNAEGKRVAKTVDGTTARYFYEYDNVVFEYTNSGAISAFNVIGTNLISRETGTDKVYYFYNGHADVTALLDATTKSIRSQYKYDEFGNITSETYYDSTGEETIDENEIIKSQILYAGYQYDEESKYYNLQARYYDPQTARFLQQDTYMGSANDPLSLNLYAYCHNEPMMYVDPTGYTGEKSALTLVNGIIAAKRM, from the coding sequence ATGGTCTACTTTCAGTGTAAATCAACAGACAACGCCAATAAATACAAATATGATGCCTTAAACAGGCTTTACGAAAAGACAGATCCTATGAATGTAGCTTATGAAAAGCTGGAATACAATGCCCGTAGCTTGCAGGATAAATCCTATGATGCATATAACAGGCTCACAGAATATGATTATGACTGTAACGGAAGGCTTGTATCCACAACAGACCCGGAACTGCACGAGGCAAGTCAGGAATATGATAACATGGGCAATGTGCGTGTCAAACGTGATGGGGAAGAGAATGAAATTAAGTATGAATATGATATTTTAGGAAGGCTGGAGCATGTATATAATGATGAGTCGGAAACAACTCCAATGTCAAGCTATACCTACTATATAGACGGAACATTAAAGGAACAGAACCTTGGAGGCTATGTAACAACATACTATTACAACGCATCTGGAAAACTCAAAATGGTATGTGATCCAAACGGAATAGGAGTATCATCAAAGACTGAAACTTATGAGTATACACCCACAGGAGAGCTGATGGAAAAGCTCGATAGGAATGGGAAAAATACAACCTATGAATATGACTGTCATGGAAGGATGATAAGCCAGTTTACAGGCGATAGCAGCACATACGTACAGATAACAGTGCCGAATGAATCAACTGACATGGGATATGACGGAAACGGAAATCTTAAAAAGATAATAGTTGAGACAAAGGAAAATGGGGTTTTACAGAGCAGAGTCACAACGCAGAGAATCTACGATGAACTGAACAGGGTAAAAACAAAGACAGAAACATCAGTAGATGCAAACAACAATACAATAGTCATGGGTCCTGTAACATACAATTATGATATAATTACAGGAGTAAATGCAGGAGAAGTAAAGGAACAAAGTGTATACCCTGGAAGCAATAGCGTAGATAAGGTTTACGATGCAGCAGGACGGTTGAAGACAGTGACGTCTGACGGACAAACAACCGTATATGATTACTATGATGATGGAAGAAGAGAAAGTATAACATACAACGATAATTTCAGACAGGTATACACGTATTATGATGACGGGCTGTTGGATACCCTTACAAATCAAGTTAAGGACGATCAGGGAGTATTTGCTGAGTCAGAATACTATAAGTACTGCTATGATGGAGCCCATAATATGACCCAGAAGCAGGAACGTTTAGGAGGACCAACAGAGCCAACAGAGACAACATCCTACGCCTATGATTGCATGAACAGGCTGAAAAACATATATGAGCCTGATATAAATACTGCACAAAGGACAATAGCCTATACCTATGATTCAAGAGGAAACAGGGATACAGAGATAGAAACCATAACGGCAACCAATGAGGTGACATATACAAAATATGAATATACCGATAATAACAGGATTCAATATGTGACCAAGAGAGAGGATGACCAATACGGAAATATAATACAGAAAAGACTGTATCTCCATGACAGCAATGGCAACCTGAAAAATGTATATGACATAACAAATGGACCTAGCACGATAACCACCAATACCTATACTCTGTTAAACCAGCTCAAGACTACCGTGACAACAGGTATAAACCAGCAGATGGAGAATACATACAATGCAGAGGGAAAGAGAGTTGCAAAAACAGTAGACGGAACGACTGCAAGATACTTCTATGAGTATGACAATGTAGTATTTGAATACACAAACAGCGGAGCAATAAGCGCATTCAATGTAATAGGAACCAACCTTATATCAAGGGAAACAGGAACTGACAAGGTATACTATTTCTACAACGGACATGCTGATGTGACAGCCCTGCTGGATGCTACGACAAAAAGTATCCGCTCACAGTACAAGTATGATGAATTTGGTAATATAACCTCTGAGACCTACTATGACAGCACTGGAGAAGAGACAATAGATGAGAATGAAATAATAAAGAGCCAGATATTGTATGCCGGATACCAATACGATGAGGAATCAAAGTACTATAACCTCCAAGCAAGATACTATGATCCGCAAACGGCAAGATTCTTACAGCAGGATACATATATGGGTTCAGCAAATGACCCGTTGAGTTTGAATCTGTATGCATATTGCCATAATGAACCTATGATGTATGTTGATCCTACAGGGTATACTGGAGAAAAGTCAGCATTAACTTTAGTTAATGGAATAATTGCTGCAAAAAGGATGG